The proteins below come from a single Nostoc sp. KVJ3 genomic window:
- a CDS encoding DHH family phosphoesterase, which yields MYLNSSVTQFESLSLTTEPNPEEPEIEKAPVEIVAFKSPSLPPSVGEGAIYLSHRGNSLAQQKSEELQKTLLAHRHDRQLVILQDFPDPDALSCAWAYQLIAQQYDIKCEIIYAGALSHQENIALVRLTNLPIQRWTPQTLKTKDLSCYQGFVLIDNQGTTSQLLSSVQQAGIPLVVLIDHHSIQGDLHSEFEDIRPYVRATATIFTQYLQTGLLALDSSINQHVKCATALMHGLRSDTNRLMQAQEEDFMAAAYLSRFYDAQLLNAILQANRSKRVMDVIERSLKNRIVQNNFSIAGVGYLRYEDRDAIPQAADFLVTEENVHTAVVYGIVHDEDDELEIVIGSLRTSKLTLDPDEFIKEAFGQDSAGRFFGGGRTSAGGFEIPMGFLSGSNENSAYAKMKWEVFDAQIKQKLLRLVNPRDNPIQSE from the coding sequence ATGTACTTGAATTCTTCCGTTACTCAGTTTGAGAGTTTGTCATTGACCACAGAGCCAAACCCAGAGGAACCTGAAATCGAGAAAGCGCCCGTGGAAATTGTTGCATTTAAGAGCCCGTCATTACCGCCATCGGTAGGTGAAGGAGCTATCTATCTCAGTCACCGTGGTAATTCTCTGGCCCAACAAAAGTCAGAAGAACTGCAAAAAACCCTTCTGGCACACCGACACGATCGCCAATTGGTAATTCTGCAAGATTTTCCTGACCCTGATGCTCTTTCCTGCGCCTGGGCTTACCAGTTAATTGCCCAGCAATATGATATCAAATGCGAAATCATTTATGCCGGCGCATTGAGCCATCAAGAAAATATTGCCTTGGTAAGGTTGACTAACTTACCCATCCAACGCTGGACACCGCAAACCTTGAAAACCAAAGATTTGTCATGTTATCAAGGTTTTGTCTTAATTGATAACCAGGGAACCACATCACAGCTACTATCATCGGTGCAGCAAGCTGGAATTCCCCTAGTAGTCCTCATCGACCATCATAGTATCCAAGGCGATCTGCACTCAGAGTTTGAGGATATCCGCCCTTATGTAAGAGCAACAGCAACAATTTTTACTCAGTACCTGCAAACAGGATTACTAGCATTAGATAGCAGCATAAATCAACACGTAAAATGTGCCACTGCCTTGATGCACGGCTTGCGATCGGATACAAATCGATTGATGCAAGCACAAGAAGAAGATTTTATGGCAGCAGCGTATTTAAGTCGATTTTATGATGCTCAACTGCTGAATGCTATTTTACAGGCGAACCGTTCTAAGCGGGTAATGGATGTGATTGAGCGATCGCTCAAAAATCGCATCGTCCAAAATAACTTTTCCATTGCTGGTGTCGGTTACTTACGCTACGAAGACCGTGATGCCATCCCCCAAGCAGCTGATTTTCTCGTCACCGAAGAAAACGTCCACACCGCAGTAGTTTATGGCATTGTTCACGATGAAGACGATGAACTAGAAATAGTCATCGGCTCCTTGAGAACTAGCAAACTTACCCTTGACCCCGATGAATTCATCAAAGAAGCCTTTGGACAAGATAGTGCCGGGCGCTTTTTCGGTGGTGGAAGGACAAGCGCGGGCGGCTTTGAAATTCCGATGGGCTTCTTATCTGGCAGCAACGAAAATTCTGCTTATGCGAAAATGAAATGGGAAGTATTTGACGCTCAAATTAAGCAAAAACTGCTGAGGTTAGTTAATCCAAGAGATAACCCGATTCAGTCAGAGTAG
- a CDS encoding chemotaxis protein CheW → MTSTNITLPLKPTQNNLADGYLKFQLNQQTAAVLSMKHTQEAILVPIESVTSMPNMPTCILGLMNWRSRIIWVVDLPRMLNLESLDYRVRQYSAIVIQVESLVLALVVQEIKGNTKFIADDIHSPIGQVASSLVPYLCGCVVQQEEILLVLDAQAIVQSSILRSD, encoded by the coding sequence ATGACTAGTACAAACATTACACTTCCTTTAAAACCAACTCAAAATAATTTAGCAGACGGTTATCTCAAGTTTCAGCTAAATCAACAGACTGCTGCTGTTTTATCAATGAAACATACGCAAGAAGCAATTCTTGTGCCTATCGAATCTGTAACCTCAATGCCCAATATGCCCACCTGCATATTAGGATTAATGAATTGGCGGAGTCGGATTATTTGGGTAGTTGATTTGCCAAGAATGCTGAATTTAGAATCTTTAGATTATCGGGTGCGGCAGTACAGCGCGATCGTTATCCAAGTGGAATCATTGGTATTAGCTTTAGTTGTGCAAGAAATCAAAGGTAATACTAAGTTCATCGCTGATGATATTCATTCTCCTATAGGACAAGTAGCATCAAGTTTAGTTCCTTATTTATGTGGCTGCGTTGTGCAACAAGAAGAAATATTACTGGTGTTAGATGCCCAGGCAATTGTGCAGTCTTCTATTCTCCGCAGTGATTAG
- a CDS encoding DUF29 domain-containing protein, producing the protein MKIIELQMLQTLYEQDFYAWVEQTAELLRCLRRATPTHQWDTLDLENLIEEVVDLGKSQQRALQSALRLVLSHLLKWKYQSEHRSHSWQVTITRERLNLDELLQESPSLQRFLNDAEWINTTYQRARREAIVETSLSEDNFAIACPFSVDEILDLDFYPNVEE; encoded by the coding sequence ATGAAGATTATAGAACTGCAAATGTTACAAACTCTGTATGAGCAAGATTTTTATGCTTGGGTAGAGCAGACAGCAGAGCTTTTGCGATGTCTACGACGGGCTACGCCTACGCACCAGTGGGACACCCTAGATTTAGAAAACTTAATTGAGGAAGTAGTGGACTTGGGTAAGAGTCAACAACGGGCGTTGCAAAGTGCGTTGCGGTTGGTATTGTCGCATTTGTTGAAATGGAAGTATCAATCCGAACATCGTAGTCACAGTTGGCAAGTGACCATTACCCGTGAGCGACTGAATCTAGATGAATTGCTACAAGAAAGTCCTAGCTTGCAGCGTTTTTTAAATGATGCCGAGTGGATAAATACTACCTATCAAAGAGCGCGGCGAGAGGCAATAGTGGAAACAAGTTTATCAGAAGATAACTTTGCGATCGCTTGTCCGTTTTCTGTTGATGAGATTTTAGACTTAGACTTTTATCCTAACGTTGAGGAATAA
- the sixA gene encoding phosphohistidine phosphatase SixA — MELYLIRHGIAEEQGLGIKDEERSLTKEGRQKTEKVAQKLVKLGLNFDLILTSPLVRARQTAEILIEEKLSPKLEESSHLAPDGEISSWLKDWLEPRNYSENTQLALVGHEPGLSNWAEIFLWGEVKESLVLKKAGMIGIKLPETGSPLGRSQMFWLTPPKYLL, encoded by the coding sequence ATGGAACTATACTTAATTCGTCATGGTATCGCCGAAGAACAGGGATTAGGCATCAAGGATGAGGAACGCAGCCTAACCAAAGAAGGAAGGCAAAAAACTGAGAAAGTTGCCCAAAAACTTGTTAAATTAGGTTTAAACTTTGATTTAATTCTCACCAGCCCCTTAGTGCGGGCCCGGCAAACGGCTGAAATCCTTATAGAAGAAAAACTAAGCCCCAAGTTAGAGGAATCAAGCCACCTCGCCCCAGATGGTGAAATTTCTAGTTGGCTTAAAGACTGGTTAGAACCGAGAAATTATTCCGAAAATACCCAACTGGCGCTGGTTGGACACGAACCTGGTTTAAGCAATTGGGCAGAAATTTTCCTGTGGGGAGAAGTCAAAGAAAGCTTAGTCTTGAAAAAAGCAGGTATGATTGGGATAAAACTACCAGAAACAGGTTCTCCTCTGGGTCGGAGTCAGATGTTTTGGTTGACACCACCCAAGTACCTGCTATAA
- a CDS encoding HNH endonuclease, whose protein sequence is MGKVLVLNASYEPLNITSWRRAVVLLIKGKAERVEHNGKFLYSDFPLPTVIRLRHYVRVPYKEIPLTRRNILHRDGHACQYCGYTGDELTLDHVIPRSRGGGDTWENIVTACVRCNVKKGSRTPHEAHMPLRHPPRQPYSSLYFEVSKHLKSGLHTEWQKYVIGL, encoded by the coding sequence ATGGGGAAGGTTTTAGTCTTAAACGCATCTTACGAACCTCTCAATATAACGAGTTGGAGGCGTGCTGTTGTTCTGTTAATCAAGGGCAAAGCAGAACGCGTAGAACACAACGGTAAATTCTTGTACTCTGATTTTCCGTTACCGACTGTGATCCGGTTACGTCATTACGTCCGTGTTCCTTATAAAGAAATTCCTCTGACTCGCCGAAATATCTTGCACCGTGACGGTCATGCCTGTCAATACTGTGGTTATACAGGGGATGAGTTGACCCTAGACCACGTAATACCGCGATCGCGCGGCGGGGGAGATACTTGGGAGAACATTGTGACAGCTTGTGTCCGTTGCAATGTGAAAAAAGGTAGTCGGACTCCTCATGAAGCCCACATGCCTTTACGCCATCCTCCCCGCCAACCTTATAGCAGTCTCTATTTCGAGGTCAGCAAACATCTTAAGAGTGGACTGCATACAGAGTGGCAAAAGTATGTTATAGGTCTTTGA
- a CDS encoding methyl-accepting chemotaxis protein: MFNKSNANQGSGAQNRASLISSQKITGSAIKLPTKNSSETANNSSQNQTFAFFTKLGLAKKATILAIAIGTIPVLGIGAIAFTFANKSITKQITQSQQAEATGLSDKINRFMSGRYGDIQVISSLPFLTSPQGSISNLQKQAVLDRIIEAYKAYDSVAVFDRQGNLIVQSTGEPLDNQKDLTYFQDALQKDTPVISKPEAEKNTGVVSIYLAAPVKDTKTGQIIGVVRARMPVKSLEEVIKNYVANGQQYNLLDASGTVFLSPQKELLGKDAKEEYSNLPKLLAANKVDSFIDVPKTDKKQELVSYVPASKLDGLPDLNWQVLLSTDTAIVFEPQRQLLWTIAIGTSLTALIVGAIASRLVKLTTQPILTATAALAKLGQGKFNTRVEIESEDELGVLSANINLMAEQLQVLVKEQEVDVEGAKLLADITLQIRRSLKTEDIYHAAVKEVQRVLKTDRVIIYSLNPDQPDGVVVAESVTGNWPEMLGVKIDDPYFRERYVETYRDGQVQAVANIHQDQSLKNANSYIQLLEKFAVKGNLVVPILAQEQLLGLLIAHHCETFRVWQQPEIDLFQQIATQVGYALEQAKLLEEIQQVRNVAVTDSDDERHQKETLQQQLLELLNDVEGAARGDLTVRADVTAGEIGTVADFFNSIVESLRDIVTQVQQAATHVNTAIGSNEGAIRHLAEEALTQAAEINRTLDAVDQMTQSMKAVAESAEKAAFVANHAAHTATKSGHAMDLTVQNILSLRETVGETAKKVKRLGESSQQISRVVSLINQIAIQTNLLAINAGIEAARAGEEGQGFAVVAEEVGELAIRSAAATQEIEQIVENIQRETSEVVLAMEIGTTQVVEGTRIVEEAKQSLSEILDVSVQIDSLVQSISTATASQVETSQSVSQLMKDIAAISQRTSDSSRQVSQSLQQTVEISQQLQETVEAFKVS; encoded by the coding sequence ATGTTTAATAAAAGCAACGCAAATCAAGGTAGTGGCGCTCAAAATCGAGCATCACTGATTTCATCACAAAAAATAACTGGTAGTGCCATCAAATTGCCAACTAAGAATAGTAGTGAAACGGCTAATAATTCTTCGCAAAATCAGACTTTTGCCTTTTTTACAAAACTCGGATTGGCTAAGAAAGCGACTATTTTAGCGATCGCAATCGGTACAATACCAGTATTGGGCATTGGTGCGATCGCTTTTACTTTTGCCAACAAGTCTATTACTAAGCAAATTACCCAGTCTCAACAAGCTGAAGCCACTGGTTTAAGTGATAAAATTAACCGCTTCATGTCGGGACGCTACGGAGATATTCAGGTAATATCAAGTTTACCTTTCTTGACAAGTCCCCAAGGTAGTATCAGCAATTTACAAAAGCAAGCAGTCCTAGATCGAATTATCGAAGCCTACAAAGCTTATGACAGCGTTGCTGTTTTTGATCGTCAAGGTAACTTGATTGTCCAATCTACAGGCGAACCCCTGGATAACCAAAAAGACCTTACCTACTTTCAAGACGCTTTACAAAAAGATACTCCTGTCATCAGTAAACCGGAGGCGGAAAAAAATACTGGTGTAGTGAGTATTTATCTAGCTGCACCTGTGAAAGATACAAAGACGGGACAAATCATTGGTGTGGTAAGAGCGCGGATGCCCGTAAAATCTTTAGAGGAAGTCATCAAAAACTACGTAGCCAATGGACAACAATACAATTTGCTCGACGCTTCAGGAACAGTTTTCTTGAGTCCCCAAAAGGAATTATTGGGGAAAGACGCAAAGGAAGAGTATTCTAATTTACCGAAACTGCTGGCAGCAAACAAGGTAGATAGTTTTATAGATGTTCCCAAAACTGACAAAAAGCAAGAATTAGTCAGCTACGTACCAGCCAGTAAACTAGATGGCTTACCTGATTTAAACTGGCAAGTACTTTTGTCTACAGACACAGCAATTGTATTTGAGCCGCAAAGACAATTGTTGTGGACTATAGCCATCGGTACATCACTGACAGCATTAATTGTGGGTGCGATCGCATCTCGGTTAGTTAAACTAACTACACAGCCAATTCTGACTGCAACTGCGGCATTAGCCAAGCTTGGTCAAGGTAAATTCAATACCCGTGTGGAAATTGAAAGTGAAGACGAATTAGGGGTATTGAGTGCAAACATCAACCTTATGGCTGAACAATTGCAGGTATTAGTTAAGGAACAGGAGGTAGACGTTGAAGGGGCAAAATTACTAGCAGATATTACCCTACAAATTCGGAGAAGCCTCAAAACTGAAGATATCTATCACGCAGCAGTGAAAGAAGTTCAGCGAGTGCTAAAAACAGATCGAGTAATCATTTATAGTCTGAATCCAGATCAGCCGGATGGCGTTGTAGTTGCGGAATCGGTAACTGGTAATTGGCCAGAAATGCTCGGAGTGAAAATCGACGATCCTTATTTTCGGGAACGTTATGTAGAAACTTATCGTGATGGACAGGTGCAAGCAGTTGCAAATATTCATCAAGACCAAAGCCTGAAAAATGCCAACAGTTACATTCAACTTTTAGAAAAATTTGCCGTCAAAGGTAATCTGGTCGTACCAATTCTTGCCCAAGAGCAACTTTTAGGCTTATTAATTGCTCATCATTGCGAAACTTTCCGTGTTTGGCAACAACCGGAAATTGACTTGTTTCAACAGATAGCAACTCAAGTTGGTTACGCCTTAGAACAAGCCAAGTTATTAGAAGAGATACAACAAGTTAGGAATGTTGCAGTTACCGATTCTGATGATGAACGGCATCAAAAAGAAACACTACAACAGCAACTTTTAGAACTACTCAACGATGTAGAAGGTGCAGCCAGAGGTGACTTGACTGTGCGTGCAGACGTGACAGCCGGAGAAATAGGCACTGTTGCCGACTTTTTCAACTCCATTGTCGAAAGCCTCCGGGATATTGTTACCCAAGTTCAACAAGCCGCCACACACGTTAATACTGCCATTGGCTCTAACGAAGGAGCCATCCGCCATTTAGCAGAAGAAGCGCTTACCCAAGCTGCCGAAATCAACCGCACCCTCGATGCTGTTGACCAAATGACCCAATCCATGAAAGCTGTAGCCGAAAGTGCTGAAAAAGCTGCTTTCGTGGCTAATCATGCCGCGCACACCGCTACCAAAAGTGGACACGCGATGGATTTAACAGTCCAAAATATCCTGTCTTTGCGGGAAACTGTGGGTGAAACTGCTAAGAAAGTGAAACGTTTGGGAGAATCTTCGCAACAAATTTCTCGCGTGGTTTCCTTGATTAACCAAATCGCCATTCAAACTAACTTACTAGCCATTAACGCCGGTATTGAAGCAGCGCGTGCAGGTGAAGAAGGTCAAGGTTTTGCGGTAGTTGCGGAAGAAGTTGGTGAATTAGCAATCAGGAGTGCCGCAGCAACCCAAGAAATTGAACAAATTGTTGAAAATATCCAACGAGAAACCAGTGAAGTGGTGCTAGCGATGGAAATAGGCACTACCCAAGTAGTGGAAGGGACTCGAATTGTGGAGGAGGCTAAACAAAGTCTGAGTGAAATTTTGGATGTCTCAGTTCAAATTGACTCGTTAGTGCAGTCGATTTCCACTGCAACTGCATCTCAGGTTGAAACATCGCAAAGTGTTAGCCAATTGATGAAAGATATCGCTGCTATATCACAACGCACCAGTGATTCTTCTCGCCAAGTTTCCCAATCTCTGCAACAAACTGTAGAAATTTCTCAGCAGTTGCAAGAAACTGTCGAGGCTTTCAAAGTTAGTTAA
- a CDS encoding RusA family crossover junction endodeoxyribonuclease produces the protein MRVEAQKLWKDRRVIKQGDLQLTLVYLCDDFPADTDNIIKPIQDALVGLVFEDDSLVSDVESHRRFMSDPIEIKSLPSLLQRAVITGQECVYVKVSESQPLEK, from the coding sequence GTGCGCGTTGAAGCTCAAAAACTTTGGAAAGATCGCAGGGTCATTAAACAAGGTGATTTACAACTGACGCTAGTTTATCTTTGTGATGATTTTCCCGCTGATACCGATAATATTATCAAGCCGATTCAGGATGCACTTGTAGGCTTAGTTTTTGAAGATGATAGTTTGGTATCAGACGTAGAAAGCCATCGTCGGTTTATGTCTGACCCAATTGAGATTAAAAGTCTACCTTCCTTATTACAGCGTGCTGTCATCACAGGTCAAGAGTGTGTTTATGTAAAAGTAAGTGAATCTCAACCATTGGAAAAATAA
- a CDS encoding Hpt domain-containing protein: MLQDKELEIQMQFLEEATDYLNTLEGVLLEIDTTNRIDLDKINAALRAAHSIKGGAG, translated from the coding sequence ATGTTACAAGACAAAGAATTAGAAATCCAGATGCAGTTTCTGGAAGAAGCAACTGATTACTTAAATACCTTAGAAGGGGTATTACTAGAAATCGATACTACTAACCGCATCGATTTAGATAAAATCAATGCTGCTCTTCGGGCTGCTCATTCTATTAAAGGTGGCGCGGGATGA
- a CDS encoding citrate synthase, with protein MMVCEYKPGLEGIPAAQSSISYVDGQKGILEYRGIRIEELAEKSTFLETAYLLIWGELPSKEELEAFEHEVRYHRRIKYRIRDMMKCFPESGHPMDALQASAAALGLFYSLRDLHNPAYIRDSVVRLIATIPTMVAAFQLMRKGNDPVRPRDDLDYSSNFLYMLDEREPDPLMARIFDICLILQVEHTMNASTFSARVTASTLTDPYAVVASAVGTLGGPLHGGANEEVIQMLEKIGSVENVRPYIEHCLETKSKIMGFGHRVYKVKDPRAIILQDLAEQLFEKFGHDKFYDIALEMERVVEEKLGSKGIYPNIDFYSGLVYRKMGIPTDLFTPIFAIARVAGWLAHWKEQLAENRIFRPTQVYNGLHEVTYTPIDKR; from the coding sequence ATGATGGTGTGCGAATACAAGCCTGGTTTAGAAGGCATTCCCGCCGCTCAATCAAGTATCAGCTATGTTGATGGGCAAAAAGGAATACTAGAATATCGTGGCATCCGAATTGAGGAACTAGCAGAAAAAAGTACATTCCTGGAAACTGCTTATCTCTTAATTTGGGGCGAACTGCCAAGCAAGGAAGAACTGGAAGCATTTGAGCATGAAGTTCGTTACCACCGGCGGATAAAATACCGCATTCGGGACATGATGAAATGCTTTCCAGAAAGCGGCCACCCAATGGATGCCTTGCAAGCCTCTGCTGCGGCTTTAGGCTTGTTTTATTCACTCCGGGATTTACATAATCCTGCCTACATTCGAGATTCAGTAGTGCGCCTGATAGCAACGATTCCCACGATGGTAGCGGCGTTCCAACTGATGCGAAAAGGCAATGACCCGGTACGTCCCCGTGATGACTTAGACTATTCGTCCAACTTTCTATATATGCTCGATGAGCGAGAACCCGATCCTTTGATGGCGCGGATTTTTGATATCTGCTTGATACTTCAAGTCGAGCATACAATGAATGCTTCTACCTTCAGTGCTAGGGTGACAGCTTCTACCTTAACCGATCCTTACGCTGTGGTTGCTAGTGCTGTGGGAACTTTGGGTGGGCCCCTGCATGGTGGAGCTAATGAAGAAGTAATTCAGATGTTGGAAAAAATTGGCTCTGTAGAAAATGTCCGTCCTTATATAGAGCATTGTCTAGAAACTAAATCTAAGATTATGGGCTTTGGACATCGTGTGTATAAAGTAAAAGACCCACGAGCCATAATTTTACAAGATTTAGCAGAGCAACTGTTTGAAAAGTTTGGGCATGACAAGTTCTATGACATCGCCCTAGAGATGGAACGCGTGGTAGAGGAAAAACTCGGTAGCAAAGGGATTTATCCCAATATTGACTTTTACTCTGGTTTGGTGTATAGGAAGATGGGGATTCCTACAGACTTGTTTACACCAATATTTGCGATCGCTCGCGTTGCCGGTTGGCTAGCCCACTGGAAAGAACAACTAGCAGAAAACCGCATTTTCCGTCCAACGCAGGTTTACAACGGTCTGCACGAAGTTACTTATACCCCAATTGACAAACGGTAA
- a CDS encoding response regulator has product MSTTPIGSYRLFQKLHPLSLLAQLTSRRATGCLSIFTGIVSWSIYLEDGKLTYASYSDKLFERLDSHLRRLSQQIPALNSATRVQMRLMFETKNEQQSIPNADYQAICWLVNQDYITSVQAASLIDELAKEVLESFLCLKEGSYEFSPESSLDELPKFCRLDLRLLVEHCQKQLRNRQNIQSSIPAGGVSQVLSKIQPSQVQPQLQIKLGQKLPIPINFDISENNKTTQPTVGKKLYTIACIDDSQTVLNSIKHFLDENTFSVVTINDPVKALMQILRSKPDLILLDVEMPSLDGYELCSLLRKHSAFKHTPIIMVTGRTGFIDRAKAKIVRSSGYLTKPFTQSELLKMVFKHLG; this is encoded by the coding sequence ATGAGCACAACTCCTATAGGTAGCTACAGGTTGTTCCAGAAACTACATCCGCTATCTCTCTTGGCACAATTAACCAGTCGGCGTGCTACAGGGTGTTTAAGCATATTTACTGGAATAGTTTCTTGGTCAATTTATCTAGAGGACGGTAAACTTACTTATGCCTCCTATTCAGATAAACTGTTTGAGCGGCTTGACAGTCACTTGCGACGCTTAAGCCAACAAATTCCTGCTCTCAATAGCGCCACTCGCGTGCAGATGCGGCTGATGTTTGAGACGAAGAATGAACAACAATCAATACCCAATGCAGATTACCAAGCTATTTGTTGGTTAGTAAATCAGGATTATATTACTTCTGTGCAAGCAGCAAGCCTGATAGACGAATTGGCAAAAGAAGTACTGGAATCATTTCTGTGTTTAAAAGAAGGTAGCTATGAATTCAGCCCGGAAAGCTCTTTAGATGAACTACCAAAGTTCTGTCGCTTGGATTTACGGTTACTTGTTGAACATTGTCAAAAACAGTTACGAAATCGGCAAAATATCCAATCGTCAATTCCGGCTGGTGGAGTTTCCCAAGTTTTGTCTAAAATCCAACCGTCTCAAGTTCAGCCACAACTACAAATAAAACTTGGGCAAAAGTTGCCGATACCAATCAATTTTGATATTTCTGAAAATAATAAAACTACTCAGCCAACTGTTGGCAAAAAACTATATACAATTGCCTGTATCGATGATAGCCAAACAGTTTTGAATTCCATCAAACACTTTTTGGATGAAAACACATTTTCTGTTGTAACAATCAACGATCCGGTAAAAGCTTTAATGCAAATTCTTCGGAGTAAGCCCGATCTGATTTTGCTAGATGTTGAGATGCCAAGTTTAGATGGCTATGAGTTATGTTCCTTATTACGAAAACATTCAGCTTTTAAGCATACACCTATCATTATGGTGACAGGTAGAACAGGATTTATCGACAGGGCAAAAGCTAAGATTGTCAGATCATCAGGATATTTAACTAAGCCTTTTACACAATCAGAATTGCTAAAAATGGTTTTTAAACATCTTGGTTAA
- a CDS encoding response regulator transcription factor — translation MNLTLIGTILIVEDSPSELELMSHYLKESGYNVIKASGAKEGLEKAVLEKPDAIVTDVVMPEMSGFELCRSLRRNPITAKVPIVICSSKNQEIDRLWAMRQGADAYITKPYTREHLLRTIKSVVI, via the coding sequence GTGAATCTGACTTTAATTGGCACAATTCTGATTGTAGAAGATTCTCCCAGTGAATTGGAATTAATGAGCCATTATCTCAAAGAGAGTGGTTACAACGTAATTAAAGCAAGTGGTGCAAAAGAGGGTTTAGAAAAAGCTGTGTTAGAAAAACCAGATGCGATCGTTACTGATGTAGTAATGCCAGAAATGAGCGGATTTGAATTATGTCGTTCTCTGAGAAGAAATCCGATTACTGCAAAAGTACCGATTGTTATTTGTAGTTCCAAAAATCAAGAAATTGACCGTTTATGGGCGATGAGACAAGGTGCAGATGCCTATATAACTAAACCTTATACGCGCGAACATCTGCTACGTACTATTAAATCAGTGGTAATTTAA
- the alr gene encoding alanine racemase yields MLSRKQIPGVVPNQQCDTYAWFSQRAWVEIDLGALSYNVQQLVQFLSPRTQLMAVVKADAYGHGAVTVAQTVIQSGASWLGVATVPEAIQLREGGIEAPILILGATHTPEQIHAIAHWNLQPTLCSPKQALVFSDILESMNHGSPVPVHIKLDTGMSRLGTNWQQAGEFVQLVQRLPNLSIASIYSHLATADDPDTTAMEEQHRRFEEAIAQIKAMGIEVPCLHLANSAAALTDPALHYDIVRVGLAVYGLYPAPHLQNAIDLKPVLQLKSRVTQVKTIAKGTAVSYGHKFIAPRELRLAVVGIGYADGVPRSLSNKMQVLIRGQRVSQIGTITMDQLMLDVSAIPNIQEGEVVTLLGEQGKEEISADDWAEQLNTISWEILCGFKHRLPRVAVM; encoded by the coding sequence ATGTTAAGTCGCAAACAAATCCCTGGTGTAGTTCCTAATCAGCAGTGCGACACCTACGCGTGGTTTTCGCAACGAGCCTGGGTAGAAATTGATTTAGGGGCGTTGTCGTACAACGTACAGCAATTGGTACAGTTTTTATCGCCGCGTACCCAGTTGATGGCAGTAGTAAAAGCTGATGCTTATGGACATGGTGCGGTAACAGTCGCCCAAACTGTAATTCAATCGGGAGCTAGTTGGCTGGGAGTCGCTACAGTTCCAGAAGCTATTCAATTGCGAGAAGGGGGGATTGAAGCGCCCATTTTAATTTTAGGGGCAACTCATACACCAGAACAGATTCATGCGATCGCACATTGGAATCTTCAACCCACACTTTGTAGTCCTAAACAAGCTTTGGTATTTTCCGATATCCTAGAATCCATGAATCATGGTTCTCCAGTGCCCGTACACATCAAATTAGACACGGGAATGTCTAGGTTAGGAACTAATTGGCAGCAAGCTGGGGAATTTGTGCAATTAGTGCAGCGCTTACCAAATCTATCTATTGCCAGTATTTATTCTCATTTGGCAACAGCAGACGATCCTGATACTACCGCAATGGAGGAACAGCATAGACGATTTGAGGAAGCGATCGCTCAAATTAAAGCTATGGGAATTGAAGTGCCTTGCTTGCATTTAGCAAACTCAGCAGCTGCACTTACAGATCCGGCATTGCACTACGACATTGTGCGAGTCGGGTTAGCTGTTTACGGACTCTACCCAGCCCCGCATTTACAAAATGCGATCGATCTCAAGCCGGTTTTGCAACTCAAATCACGAGTTACCCAAGTTAAAACAATTGCCAAAGGAACAGCTGTTAGCTACGGGCATAAATTTATTGCCCCGCGTGAACTTCGCCTCGCCGTCGTGGGAATTGGCTATGCTGACGGTGTTCCTCGCAGTCTTTCTAACAAAATGCAGGTGTTAATTCGCGGTCAGCGAGTCTCGCAAATTGGGACAATTACAATGGATCAGTTAATGCTGGATGTGAGTGCCATACCCAATATCCAAGAAGGGGAAGTAGTCACCTTACTAGGGGAACAGGGAAAAGAAGAAATTTCAGCAGACGATTGGGCAGAACAATTAAACACTATTTCTTGGGAAATTCTTTGTGGGTTTAAGCATCGTCTGCCTCGTGTTGCAGTTATGTAA